Proteins co-encoded in one Paracrocinitomix mangrovi genomic window:
- a CDS encoding septum formation inhibitor Maf: protein MKMTITSFYFGILLSVLLSCNSSENDQTSPENVESFNSYWYDGQAEISSYELKQARYGEIREGNAVMIFVTEPFSKTYNTKADEERDDNVSVLKMNFTKNFVTGIYPYSIMSSVFYPVNKIEHATKLSCSTQEWCGQTYMEMIRNRDFDVTINSYFEGESVNHSHQPLNILEDEIWTMIRVRPEQLPVGEQKIIPAFSYLRLAHKKLTPYQCKCSKKVEDDITIYSMSYPEIERDVEIQFETKFPHKILKWKEAYPCGSCESQEKLESSGVLMESMKIDYWNKNSKADSLSRFKLGLH, encoded by the coding sequence ATGAAAATGACAATTACCTCTTTCTATTTTGGGATATTACTATCCGTTCTACTATCCTGCAATTCTTCAGAGAATGATCAAACCTCACCAGAAAATGTTGAGTCGTTTAATTCATATTGGTATGATGGGCAGGCAGAAATAAGTAGTTATGAATTAAAACAAGCACGATACGGAGAAATTAGAGAAGGTAATGCAGTAATGATTTTTGTTACCGAACCTTTTTCAAAAACATACAACACTAAGGCAGATGAAGAAAGAGATGACAATGTATCTGTATTGAAAATGAATTTTACTAAAAACTTTGTTACCGGTATCTACCCGTACTCAATAATGAGCAGTGTATTTTATCCTGTCAATAAAATTGAACATGCCACAAAATTATCATGTAGCACCCAGGAATGGTGTGGCCAAACATACATGGAAATGATCCGTAACAGGGACTTTGATGTTACTATCAACTCCTATTTTGAAGGAGAATCTGTAAACCATAGTCATCAACCATTAAATATTTTGGAAGATGAAATTTGGACAATGATTAGAGTTCGACCTGAACAGCTTCCAGTGGGTGAACAAAAGATAATTCCAGCTTTCAGCTATTTAAGATTGGCACATAAAAAATTAACTCCATATCAATGTAAATGCTCAAAAAAAGTGGAAGACGATATCACTATTTATTCAATGTCATATCCTGAAATAGAAAGAGATGTTGAAATTCAATTTGAAACTAAATTTCCTCATAAAATCCTTAAATGGAAAGAAGCTTATCCATGTGGAAGTTGCGAATCACAAGAAAAACTTGAGTCAAGTGGAGTGCTGATGGAATCAATGAAAATTGATTATTGGAATAAAAACTCAAAGGCCGACTCTCTTTCAAGATTCAAACTAGGCTTGCATTAA